The genomic DNA caacgcacagccgaaaccgctagtcctagagattccaaatttggcacttaagttccttataaggtgtagaggaacactaagaaaggatttttcaaaattcacctcttagaaaacaagattagattagtacgcgggcgacgCCGCAGGAAAAAGCTAGTTGGAGCTTAAAAACGGGGAGAGATACTGGTAATGGAAAACAGACATACCTCCATTCATAATAATGTTTATTGCACCACGTTACGAGTAAATATTCAAAAACTGAGAATTTGACTAAATTACATATCGATAGTTtaggtacatataaatataGATAGTATAAATCCTGACATGACATCGACTGTGAAAAGTTTGTTGAAAGTTTAAAGATTTCTGAGATGGGCTGAATATATGTataagatgatgatgatgatatttaaATAATGCGCTTTATCATTTTAAGCATGTTATACCTACCCACAAGAAAAAGGAATACTTAACGAAGAAGATGAAGGTTACCAATCTACCACTTTCaattgaaagaaagaaagaaagaaagaaagaaagaaagaaagaaagaaagtttATTAACAGAGTTCGGTTTCTACATTTCCAGGGGTCCTCGCACTAGGCTGTGCCTGTGTCGCGGGGAACCATTTACATTGTGTTACTGAATTAGTTACAATTCATATTTAGaacaaacatacataaataatgaCTCATGACATGACATTTAGTAAACACAATGCTATTTTTCCAGAACAAATACGCAAACGCGCTAGGAGTGGTACGTACACAACATTTGCCACTAATACACCCCCTTCCACCACTTCCACCACTTCCACCAACCACCAACCACCATTCAATTCAACCCACTACCCCACTTTACAACACTGGTACTTTCATCACACTGACGATATTTCGATTACTATAAATCACAAAACATTCCACACatgaattgaaatagatatcatacatgaaagaaaaaactacaaggcccactggtggtcattaccactagacggcacttgtggtctagtggtaatgacgttagccgcgtaagctaaagacccgggttcgattcctggctcggccaccagtgggccttgtcgttttttctttcgtgtctaatacctatttcaatttataatttatatatagtagtgtgactacttgaaaaagaacaaatcaaaaaatattcaattaaaTAATCTGATTTGTTCCCTGGTTATATTCTGCACATGATTTGCACTAATCCTTCAAAATACGAGAACTCCCTGATATTTTTTAATATCGTTGTGTGACTATAATCCATCTCATCTCAATCGCTGAAGACTTTGAACTTTGTCCTTAAGTCAAATCACATAGCTTTTTGCTTTACACAACCAATTTTCCTTTTTTAAGATGGAGATCTATTCGCTTCGCTATATCTGTATCTTGATCTTCATCTTTATATATTGATTATTATCCTGATCTCTAGTCCTTCTTATTGATCTTCTAATTCCTTCTtataacttttcaaaattaGTGACACGAAAAGTTTCTACTTGTGTAAATACATTTATTCCTACTTATTTTTGTACATACTTATTCAATTATTTGTATTGTAGGTACATTTAAGTTTACTGatgtgtaaatatttaaatgtattatattttaatggTTTTAGGTTAGTATTACTATTAGGtactatgaatattattttttactttcctTTTATCATTCTTAACCATCACTTGGTTGTTCTATAGATATTTACAGTCCTGTATTTATACCTATTTTATGTAATACCTACCTTCTTTTTTAATACGTACGGTGTTGAATGATCCTTTAGTACCTATTTTCCTTATCTCCTTTTCTATTTCGAATTATATTATTACAAGTACCTAAGTACCTTAACTGATCCAATCTACATATTAATATTCtggtgagcgtcagaatggcgggtgtacatcaagcaatcctggtgtggtatacgtcaggagttagtgctagcaatgtgccaaatgtgcgccaaaattcgagcaatgtgctctttgaactccagagatatttaagaaattaatgacacccgccattctgacgtcaggttggcgggtgtacttccagttctagctaatggctgcttactcgagggtgaaagtactgcctaaagttagtgctcgcaatgtgcttcaacatgtatgaaacacacattaattcagagagccgttgaagagtaatatgggattgaataaatatatctataacgcctgctgaaataaaatagcaatgttcattgcctgcaatgcagcattaacattcaggcgcttttcacaaaaaagtgatacttatagatatatttattcaatcccatattactcttcaacggctctctgaattagtatgtgtttcatacatgtggaagcactttgcgagcactaaccttaggcaatactttcaccctcgagtaagcagccattagctagaactggaagtacacccgccaacctgacgtcagaatggcgggtgtcattaatttcttaaatatctctggagttcaaagagcacattgctcgaattttggcgcacatttggcacattgctagcactaactcctgacgtataccacaccaggattgcttgatgtacacccgccattctgacgctcacataTTCTGAACCTTCTTCTATTACATCTTTAGTAATTCTCCTAACTCTTCAAACGAAACGAGTGCTCTATTAATTTATGACTGCATTATATCTTTTTGGTCCTTCAACgaccactttttttttctccatTTAACATGGCATGTTGATCCAATCTAACCAGCCTTCGTCATCGTTTTTCGGTAGTGGCCCTACTGTCAAATTCAATCACCTTAACCTCGAATAGCAATGCAAAAGACATGAAGTCTCAAGATGCCTTGATTGCCTGccgaatttttcaattttttttatagtacaTTATTAgcaaacactttattgcacagaacaaatACAAATTAATAACAATCAAGTGacatgattaataaataattacaataatcttACATTAACAtgcataaacttaaaaactagatctaacctAACAATACACACACAAGTAAGTTTTCAAATTGAAGAATTCTAAGAATGTTTTTTCTTTGAGAATGTCAAAAACATTGCtagtcttgaaactcttcttaTAATTTTCTGGTCTGAACCATGACTAAACTTAAATTTATGGTGATCTGGTGTCTTCTCATCATTACTGATGACTCCTGGTCTTGCAGCCGACCTGTCTCCGGTCAAGCAGGCGGAAGTCGATGAGATGGTCAGCAACCTTCTCCAATGGATTCAGGGCTTTTATCAACAGAGGAACAGAAAAGGTTCGACAATGACTAAACCAGTTTAAACTTACCCTAGGCTTAGGATTTGTCTTAACAAGTAAAATAGGGCACTGTACAGATTTACTTATGTATTAAACAGGTGTGATGGTTGCAGTTATCTACGTGACATTTAGGTAATTGCAGTGCCTTCCTCCGTTAATTGAACAGTGTTAAAAAAGATTTTGTGGTTATCACGTAGATAATGCCTTCCATCATACCACTGCTgtacgataataaataaaacaatcgtTATAAAATTCTTTGTATGCTTTCAGCTCGCCAGTACTTCGGGGGAAAACCCGAAAGACCAAGGCCATTCGAACCAGCTAGCTACCTGCCGCCATATCCACCAGCAGGCCAGCGACCGACACCTTCATACAACGAAGGGCCCTCGCCGTCCTACCAGCCCAGCCAACCATCACCGAGCCCGTCATTCCCGTCGCCAACTCAACCAGAACAGCCATCCTACCAACCCAGCCAACCTCCCTACCAGCCAAGCCAGCCTACCCAACCACCATACCAACCAAGTCAACCGAGCCAGCCTAGCCAACCGTCTCAACCTTCATACCAGCCTAGTCAGCCCACTCAACCGAGTTACCAGCCTAGCCAACCAGGGTATCAACCTAGTCAGCCCACCTCGCCCCCGTATCAGCCCAGCCGACCGAACAAACCCGATGACACCACTCTCCCACCCTATGAAGAACCCGAGCAGCCTCAGGAACCCCAACAGCCACAGCGACCCCAAGAGCCGCAGCAACCGCAGCAGCCTCAACAGCCTGACACTGGCAGCGACGGTTCATCATCATCCCAAACTCCTGCAGTGCCCGACGATGATGACCGCCACCCTCCGCACATCCACGCTATCACTGTCGACTGCGGCAAAGAAATGATGACCATCAACATTGAATTCAACAAAGTTTACAACGGAATAATCTACTCCCAAGACCATTACAATGAGCCTGAATGCGTATACGTTAGAGAAAACTCGGGTCAAATAAAATACTCCTTCACGGTCAGCTTAAACACCTGTGGAACTAGGTTCTTCAGCGACTTTGAGAACGAAGGTCAGGCATACTTGGAAAACGTGCTGGTGCTTCAAAACGAACCTGGCATTCAAGAAGTGTGGGACCACATTCGCCGCGTCAGGTGCCTATGGGAGGGCAACCTTACCAAGCAGCTGGTATCTTCATTAAGCGTCGGTATGCTGAACCAGATTACGAGCAACTTCAGTGGTGATACTGCCATGGCCCGTCTAGACATCCAGACAGGACGTGGTCCATTCGCGCCTGAAGCCAACGGCTTGGTCAAGATTGGAGAAATCATGACACTAGTCGTCACAGTAACTGGTGATGCCGGCTTTGACATATTCGTCCGAGAGTGCGTGGCTCGCGATTCCGAGAACCGCCATGTGGTTCCGTTGACTGACAGTAACGGCTGTGTGTTGAAGCCTAAGATATTCGGTGCCTTCCAGAAGACTAGAGATACTGGGAATACTGGAGCGTCGATTATAGCGTACGCATTCTTCAACGCGTTCAAGTTCCCTGATGAAATGGATTTGATCATCCAATGCGATGTGGAGTTGTGTAAGACGGATTGCGACGCGTGCCCCAACCCTGGTAGTATCGAGCCCAGGAGGCGAAGAAGAGATATCATTCATTTCGGAAACAGAACATATGAGCCTTCGACTACCATCGCAAAGGGCTTGAGAGTAGTATTTGCGGAGGATTTGCCAAAGGACAACGACAATTTCTGTATATCCCCCACGGCTGCCATGTGGGGTAGCGTGTTGGTACTCTTCGGTTCATTAATGACTAGCTTAGCAGTATCCTACCTCTGGCAGAGAGCTCGGGGTTCAAGCaagtttttataaaaaccgCCAAGTTTAGAAatctaatttaattataatacgaGCGTTTTAATCTGCGTTGCTATAATTTGtttcttaatttatttgatcCATAATAATGTCATCTTTTATGTGAGTCAACGATTCTGAAGtattattgtgatttttttttttttacgattttTTTACGTACCTAAGACGTTAAATAGGTCTGCTGTACAGATGTAGGgttttacaaatattttaagTTTAGGAAGGCTTATActaaaacatattatttaacACTGCCACTAAATAAGATTTCCTATGTAAATCAACTAATTGTCATTCgaattttcttctattttcgtacttaatattgtaaatattagATAGGTCtttacaaaacataaaatatataaaaaataaaaaatgttttattttcccGTATTTATTTACGGTAAGACGTGTTCAAAAGATTCTTTTCGAATACTTTTCTCTTATCTCAATGACatacataatccatactaaaaatatttataggaatgtgtgtgtgtctgtttgtctgtccgtctttcacgacaaaacggagccaAGAATTGAAATGTGttttgagtggagatagttgaagggatatcgaatagggataggggggggggatagggataggggttgAGGGGTATCATTGTGTgggtacctgcaacacaagccatcttgaggtTACtgcgggactcagtcaatctgtgtaagaatgtcctataatatttatttattatttatttatcaaaagtgacataggctactttttgtctcactCTAATCACCTACATCCTTAAAATAAAGGGGGAGGGGggaagtaggtatgtatggaGCAATTATCGAATTAAACGCGACCGCCGTTGGCAAAAGTtagtttgaaataaatttaaatattaagacgctacaggagtgaaaatgctaaaatggaaagaagcctttcaatttgggaattttagttaattatGTAGtaatattaactagatttatattttaaaaaaaagtttccattcagaacaactcagttaaaagatatcctcgttcaaaacttaatcaatcgtaacgaaatttgagaatctgaataacaatgaaattatctgtgttggaccgtttagtttttttggttaattgttaccaattttgaataccacaccttttttcgCCATattcaataaggccgtttttgaaaatttttgaatggctctagcgtctttaaaaataagaatatcaaaaaaatcaaaacggtccgacacagataaaaataattataatttgtgttgaaaaaatcagtgctctatcttcaaaaaccagggaggaaatagtcgagagcgtttgtatggagaattgaccatTGTCAgcatgatttatttttttttatttatttagcctTCTTTCCACATTTTTgtctttttacttttcatttaatttgtcttttagttatttgtggtccctgatagggtaaaggcctcctccaagcTTTGCCATTTTTCTCTATTCTGAGCGGTGTCCATCCAGTTCCTTCCTGCTACCTTTACAATGTCGTCAACCCATCTTTTGCGTGGTTTCCCATCCTTCCTCTTACCAGTGGGGCCTGGCCATCTGGTTGCATGTAGAGTCCATCTCTTATCTTGGTATCTCGCCAAATGTCCAGCCCATTTCCATTTTTGCGATAGTGCATGTTGAAGAGCATCTGTCAGCTTAGTTTTCTTCCTTATTTCTTCATTTCTAGTTTTCTGGATCCTCCTTAACTTCAAGATGCTCCTTTCCATTGCATGTTGACATGCGAGAATTTTGCTCTTTACCCTCTTGGTGTACACCCATGTTTGGCTGGCGTAAGTGAGGCTGGGTAGGATGCAGGAGTCCATTATAATTTTCTTCAGTTTCAGGCCATAGTTTCCCTTTAAAATCTCTTTTTGAGCCCAGTATTTGGACCACGCTATGTTAACTCTTCTGTCAATTTCATTGTCGTTACTGTTTTTGTTAAAGGATATCAGTTTTCCCAAGTATACATACTCTTGAACATAGTCTATTTTACTTCCTTCTATATTTATTGGTTGCTCGTAGCTGTTAGTCATCACTTTTGTTTTTGTTGCGTTCATTTGTAGTCCTATTTTCTGACTCTCTGTGTTTAGGGCTTGCAGCATGTTTCTTATTCCAGTAGCTGTTTCATTAAAAAGGACTATATCGTCTGCAAACCTTAAGTGTGTGAGTTGTCTGTTTTTCAGCCACACACCCTCGTTTTTCCAAtctatattttgaaaaatatcttCTAGAACGGCTATGAATAATTTGGGAGAGAGGGGGTCGCCTTGCCTCAAGCCGCGTCCTATTGTAATTTCTTCTCCTTCTCGTTCCAGTTTGACTTTGCTCACACTTTTAGCGTATATCTTCTTTATAATTGTTATGTATTTtccatttatattattgtttCTTAATGCTCTCCAGATTGATGAGTGTATTATACTGTCAAATGCTTTCATGTAGTCTACGAACGCCACATACAGCGGTTTGTTGAATTCTTTGTACTTTTCTATTATTTGTTCTGTGGCCTGTATGTGGTCGTTTGTAGAGTAGCCAGGCCTGAACCCTGCCTGTTCAGTTGGTTGGTTTTTATCAATATCTGGTGCCATTCTGCTCAACAGTATTGACGCAAACAGTTTGTATGTTGCTGATAGCAGGCTGATAGGTCTATAGTTCCCAATGTCCAGTGGGCTGCCTTTTTTGTAAAGCAGTATAATATGTGATTGACACCATTGGGTTGGAACTTGTTCTAATTCTAGTGCCATGTTAAAAAGTGAAGTCAAGTGTGTACCTAGTATCGGTGCTCCAATTTTCAGGCATTCATTAGTTAGATTGTCTGGTCCTGGGCTTTTTTCAGGCTTCAGTTTCTTTATATGTCTCATTGTTTCCCTCTCACTTATTGCCTCGACTACTGTTTCTGCTTCTGCCATATTTTCTTGTTGGTCTTCGATTTCTGTTTCTATTTCTATTGATGGTTTCCTATATAGTTCCTGGTAGAAGGTTGTAGCTCGCTTAATGATGTCTTCTCTTGTTTTGGTTTCGTCTTGTTTGTCTGTGAGTTTTTCAATCCAGTTCTTATGTGTTGTAAGTTTTTTATAGGCTCGCTTCGAGCTCCTGAATGTTGTTatgtttttttcaataattttcctTCTATGGGCCTCATAGTCGTGCCTTATtgctttgtttgtttgtttgaataTTTGTTTCAGTTCTTCTCTATTTTCCCTAGATTTTTcttttatcgatactagttccgCTCGTCTAGATATCAACTTGAGTGTGTCGTCTGTTAGTATTCTTTGTTGATTATttttcgtacatttttttgGCTTTAAACTTTTCGTAATATTATCTTCCAGTATATTGCTGTAGGTTTGTATGTCTGTTGTTTGGTTGGGCTTGGTTATCTGCGTGAAGTTTTCTTTCAGGTTTTCAATATACGCAGTTTTCTCTTCTTCCGTTTTCAGGGCTTTAGGCAGACATTTGAATGATGTTCGATTGATTTTTGGGGTGTCTAGTTTTAATGTGCATCTTCCTGTGGTCAGATGGAAAGTTTATCCCATTTAGTACTTCCAGGTTGGTGATAAGTTTGCGG from Leguminivora glycinivorella isolate SPB_JAAS2020 chromosome 22, LegGlyc_1.1, whole genome shotgun sequence includes the following:
- the LOC125237845 gene encoding mastermind-like protein 2 isoform X1 — protein: MARWCAILALCALAAAAYTNASEAQSAQARLQQIRKRARSADLSPVKQAEVDEMVSNLLQWIQGFYQQRNRKARQYFGGKPERPRPFEPASYLPPYPPAGQRPTPSYNEGPSPSYQPSQPSPSPSFPSPTQPEQPSYQPSQPPYQPSQPTQPPYQPSQPSQPSQPSQPSYQPSQPTQPSYQPSQPGYQPSQPTSPPYQPSRPNKPDDTTLPPYEEPEQPQEPQQPQRPQEPQQPQQPQQPDTGSDGSSSSQTPAVPDDDDRHPPHIHAITVDCGKEMMTINIEFNKVYNGIIYSQDHYNEPECVYVRENSGQIKYSFTVSLNTCGTRFFSDFENEGQAYLENVLVLQNEPGIQEVWDHIRRVRCLWEGNLTKQLVSSLSVGMLNQITSNFSGDTAMARLDIQTGRGPFAPEANGLVKIGEIMTLVVTVTGDAGFDIFVRECVARDSENRHVVPLTDSNGCVLKPKIFGAFQKTRDTGNTGASIIAYAFFNAFKFPDEMDLIIQCDVELCKTDCDACPNPGSIEPRRRRRDIIHFGNRTYEPSTTIAKGLRVVFAEDLPKDNDNFCISPTAAMWGSVLVLFGSLMTSLAVSYLWQRARGSSKFL
- the LOC125237845 gene encoding uncharacterized protein LOC125237845 isoform X2 — translated: MARWCAILALCALAAAAYTNASEAQSAQARLPDLSPVKQAEVDEMVSNLLQWIQGFYQQRNRKARQYFGGKPERPRPFEPASYLPPYPPAGQRPTPSYNEGPSPSYQPSQPSPSPSFPSPTQPEQPSYQPSQPPYQPSQPTQPPYQPSQPSQPSQPSQPSYQPSQPTQPSYQPSQPGYQPSQPTSPPYQPSRPNKPDDTTLPPYEEPEQPQEPQQPQRPQEPQQPQQPQQPDTGSDGSSSSQTPAVPDDDDRHPPHIHAITVDCGKEMMTINIEFNKVYNGIIYSQDHYNEPECVYVRENSGQIKYSFTVSLNTCGTRFFSDFENEGQAYLENVLVLQNEPGIQEVWDHIRRVRCLWEGNLTKQLVSSLSVGMLNQITSNFSGDTAMARLDIQTGRGPFAPEANGLVKIGEIMTLVVTVTGDAGFDIFVRECVARDSENRHVVPLTDSNGCVLKPKIFGAFQKTRDTGNTGASIIAYAFFNAFKFPDEMDLIIQCDVELCKTDCDACPNPGSIEPRRRRRDIIHFGNRTYEPSTTIAKGLRVVFAEDLPKDNDNFCISPTAAMWGSVLVLFGSLMTSLAVSYLWQRARGSSKFL
- the LOC125237845 gene encoding uncharacterized protein LOC125237845 isoform X3, encoding MARWCAILALCALAAAAYTNASEAQSAQARLPRQYFGGKPERPRPFEPASYLPPYPPAGQRPTPSYNEGPSPSYQPSQPSPSPSFPSPTQPEQPSYQPSQPPYQPSQPTQPPYQPSQPSQPSQPSQPSYQPSQPTQPSYQPSQPGYQPSQPTSPPYQPSRPNKPDDTTLPPYEEPEQPQEPQQPQRPQEPQQPQQPQQPDTGSDGSSSSQTPAVPDDDDRHPPHIHAITVDCGKEMMTINIEFNKVYNGIIYSQDHYNEPECVYVRENSGQIKYSFTVSLNTCGTRFFSDFENEGQAYLENVLVLQNEPGIQEVWDHIRRVRCLWEGNLTKQLVSSLSVGMLNQITSNFSGDTAMARLDIQTGRGPFAPEANGLVKIGEIMTLVVTVTGDAGFDIFVRECVARDSENRHVVPLTDSNGCVLKPKIFGAFQKTRDTGNTGASIIAYAFFNAFKFPDEMDLIIQCDVELCKTDCDACPNPGSIEPRRRRRDIIHFGNRTYEPSTTIAKGLRVVFAEDLPKDNDNFCISPTAAMWGSVLVLFGSLMTSLAVSYLWQRARGSSKFL